In the genome of Populus trichocarpa isolate Nisqually-1 chromosome 6, P.trichocarpa_v4.1, whole genome shotgun sequence, one region contains:
- the LOC18100471 gene encoding spermidine hydroxycinnamoyl transferase: protein MVVVVVTIKGSYIVKPAKPTWTGRVSLSELDQIGTIMYVPTIYFYKPSPNWLTPSNDVVNDLKDSLRDVLVPFYLLAGRLHWIGRGRLELECNAMGVMFTEAESESKLEDLGDFLPSSEYKYLIPNVDYTVPIHDLPLLLVQLTKFQCGGISLSLTISHAVVDGQSALHFMSEWARIARGEPLGVVPFLDRKVLRARDPPIASQFHHAEFDLPPLLLGQLNNAEERKKKATVAMLRLTKVQVENLKNVANEERISTDSGRGYTRYETLSGHVWRSVCKARGHNPEQPTALGVCVDSRKRMQSPLPDGYLGNATLNVIAVSHAGELMSKPLGYAARKIREAIETVTNAYVRSAIDFLKNQPNLTRFQDIHALGGTEGPFYGNPNIGVVSWLTLPIYGLDFGWGKEIYMGPGTHDFDGDSLLLPSPNGDGSVILAICLQVAHMEAFKKYFYEDI from the coding sequence atggtggtggtggtggtgacaaTCAAAGGCTCTTATATAGTGAAACCTGCCAAACCAACATGGACCGGCCGCGTTTCCCTTTCTGAGTTGGATCAAATTGGAACAATAATGTATGTTCCCACTATCTACTTCTACAAACCATCGCCAAACTGGCTAACACCATCCAATGATGTCGTCAATGACCTTAAAGATTCATTGAGAGATGTTTTGGTGCCATTTTATCTACTAGCTGGCCGTTTACACTGGATAGGTCGTGGCCGCCTCGAGCTTGAGTGCAATGCCATGGGTGTTATGTTCACTGAGGCTGAATCTGAATCCAAGCTTGAAGATCTTGGCGACTTCCTACCGTCTTCAGAGTACAAATACCTAATCCCAAATGTTGACTATACCGTTCCAATACATGACTTGCCTCTATTATTAGTGCAACTCACCAAGTTCCAATGTGGTGGTATTAGCCTAAGTTTAACAATATCTCATGCTGTTGTTGATGGGCAAAGTGCTCTTCACTTTATGTCAGAGTGGGCAAGAATCGCCCGTGGCGAGCCATTAGGCGTGGTTCCTTTTCTTGACCGAAAGGTCTTGCGAGCTAGGGATCCTCCAATAGCTTCACAGTTTCACCATGCGGAGTTTGATCTTCCACCATTACTATTGGGGCAGTTGAATAACgctgaagagagaaaaaagaaggcaaCTGTAGCCATGTTGAGGCTAACCAAAGTTCaggttgaaaatttaaagaatgTGGCAAATGAGGAAAGAATCAGTACAGATAGTGGTCGTGGTTATACTAGATATGAGACCTTGTCTGGACATGTTTGGAGGTCTGTTTGTAAGGCTCGTGGACACAACCCAGAGCAGCCAACTGCTCTAGGTGTTTGTGTTGATTCACGTAAACGGATGCAGTCACCTTTGCCTGATGGTTACCTTGGCAATGCTACTCTTAATGTGATCGCGGTTAGTCACGCCGGTGAGCTCATGTCAAAGCCCTTGGGATATGCCGCAAGAAAGATAAGGGAAGCAATTGAAACGGTGACAAATGCGTATGTGAGATCTGCGATTGATTTCTTGAAGAATCAACCAAACTTGACAAGGTTTCAAGACATTCACGCACTAGGAGGCACTGAAGGGCCCTTCTACGGGAACCCAAATATCGGGGTGGTTAGTTGGTTAACCCTACCTATTTATGGCCTTGATTTTGGGTGGGGAAAGGAGATTTATATGGGTCCAGGAACTCATGATTTTGATGGGGACTCATTGCTTCTGCCAAGTCCTAATGGAGACGGGTCTGTAATATTAGCAATATGTTTGCAGGTGGCTCATATGGAAGCTTTTAAGAAATACTTCTATGAAGATATATAA